A stretch of Desulfitobacterium dichloroeliminans LMG P-21439 DNA encodes these proteins:
- a CDS encoding type II toxin-antitoxin system Phd/YefM family antitoxin, with the protein MPQIRPITDLRNTNEISDLAHAKKEPIFITKNGYGDLVVMSIETFDSMLADRELDAAIAEAEAEYTSDDLLIDAREALSSLKRKHFGK; encoded by the coding sequence ATGCCCCAAATAAGACCGATAACTGATTTGAGAAATACCAACGAAATCTCTGATTTGGCCCATGCTAAGAAAGAACCTATATTTATAACAAAAAACGGCTATGGTGATTTGGTTGTTATGAGCATTGAAACCTTTGATTCCATGTTGGCGGATCGTGAACTCGACGCAGCTATCGCCGAAGCCGAAGCCGAGTATACTTCTGATGACCTGCTTATAGATGCAAGGGAAGCTTTGTCAAGCTTAAAGAGGAAGCACTTTGGAAAATAA
- a CDS encoding VOC family protein — protein MTDGRGFYSIGMDVEDLTSTLAELKSKGIKITKGPLPTTAGSLAFIEDPNGVRICLDCC, from the coding sequence ATGACAGATGGGAGGGGCTTTTATTCTATCGGAATGGATGTTGAAGACTTAACCTCTACGTTGGCAGAGCTTAAATCTAAAGGCATCAAAATCACCAAGGGGCCATTACCAACAACCGCTGGAAGCTTAGCCTTTATTGAGGATCCAAATGGCGTCCGAATTTGTCTAGATTGCTGTTGA
- a CDS encoding helix-turn-helix domain-containing protein: protein MTIQQLLQDMQMSRYRLSKISGIPWATLADIYSGKTHLHRCGAGTLSKLSKTLGLSIEELLALEAEPEKNTAAGKPNIKTYLETGLSESVQKAIKDYLQGEKEQVLYLDCLCNELYGAINADFWAGLITEEQASYLRVKYLGTEGKEDGIND, encoded by the coding sequence ATGACAATACAACAGCTTTTGCAGGATATGCAAATGTCCCGTTATCGTTTATCGAAAATCAGTGGGATTCCATGGGCAACTCTCGCGGATATTTATTCCGGGAAAACCCATTTGCACCGATGTGGCGCAGGAACGCTTTCCAAACTGTCTAAAACACTTGGTCTATCCATTGAGGAACTGTTGGCACTGGAAGCAGAGCCGGAAAAAAACACAGCCGCCGGGAAACCAAACATAAAAACTTACTTGGAAACCGGGCTGTCGGAGAGCGTCCAAAAAGCAATAAAAGACTATTTGCAAGGCGAAAAGGAGCAGGTGCTATATCTTGACTGCTTGTGCAATGAGTTATATGGAGCCATTAATGCCGACTTTTGGGCTGGCTTAATTACTGAGGAACAGGCAAGCTATCTGCGTGTAAAATATCTTGGCACAGAGGGAAAGGAGGATGGCATTAATGATTGA
- a CDS encoding SAP domain-containing protein, which translates to MKETLPSSSVLVGCTCQWDDAEHILGLTASGIPRITLDTLPNLRFYIKHLALRGSDGFCEHFLTLSVLVLDYAGSYYTEGNSFQGFWWYRYGVRNVDNCLRSLLDRGFLQVGDLQSAIEKETAAVLKDELKNHGLKVSGKKDELVQRLLIEIPHEELNSRFTKRTYQLTELGKQALEEESYVPYIHRHTLEDMDIWSLNKIIHEPPYMPYRDKIWGYLNKRSMEHFAAGNFGLYRNCRHHMSNFLMEEKKIIDALGMLSEVVFYDLSGLGNNYDPQYLHIFAEHFFPYKDSTVTMAPGITSAVMNCQKELNLTDEELKAALLDRMKRLSAPLHLFTPEECVDIVFMESRGETDALTNIYAKARRRFKQNFPGIKC; encoded by the coding sequence TCAAGCGTTTTGGTAGGGTGCACGTGTCAATGGGATGATGCCGAGCATATCCTCGGCCTGACGGCCTCCGGTATCCCTCGCATCACCCTTGACACTCTTCCCAACTTACGCTTTTACATAAAACATTTAGCCTTAAGGGGTTCTGATGGTTTTTGCGAACATTTCTTGACACTATCAGTGCTGGTTCTTGATTATGCTGGCTCGTATTATACGGAAGGAAATTCTTTTCAAGGCTTCTGGTGGTACAGGTATGGTGTGAGGAATGTTGATAACTGCCTTCGTTCCCTGCTTGACCGAGGATTTCTGCAAGTCGGAGATTTGCAGAGCGCCATTGAGAAAGAAACCGCAGCAGTCCTCAAGGATGAATTGAAAAATCACGGGCTAAAAGTGAGCGGTAAAAAAGACGAGCTGGTACAGCGCCTGTTGATAGAGATCCCTCATGAAGAGCTTAACTCCCGTTTTACCAAAAGGACATATCAGTTAACGGAACTCGGAAAGCAAGCGCTTGAAGAAGAAAGTTATGTTCCATATATACACCGGCATACACTTGAAGATATGGATATATGGTCGCTAAATAAAATAATTCATGAGCCCCCGTATATGCCATATCGCGATAAAATATGGGGCTACCTTAACAAGCGCAGCATGGAACACTTCGCAGCTGGTAACTTTGGCTTATATAGAAACTGCAGACATCATATGTCCAATTTTCTGATGGAAGAGAAGAAAATAATAGATGCGCTGGGCATGTTATCAGAAGTGGTGTTTTACGATTTAAGTGGACTTGGCAACAACTACGATCCACAGTATCTCCATATTTTTGCTGAGCACTTCTTCCCGTATAAAGACTCGACGGTGACAATGGCGCCTGGCATCACAAGTGCTGTTATGAATTGTCAAAAAGAGCTTAACCTAACCGACGAAGAACTCAAAGCGGCATTGCTTGACCGGATGAAGCGTCTGAGTGCGCCTTTACATCTTTTTACACCGGAAGAATGTGTAGATATTGTATTTATGGAAAGTCGAGGAGAGACTGACGCATTAACAAATATATATGCCAAGGCAAGACGGAGGTTCAAACAGAATTTTCCGGGTATTAAATGTTGA
- a CDS encoding amidohydrolase family protein: MPTIFGISLIGFIQMTIGAAIVIFILVKYLNRLKENKENEYIIQNVHVIAGDGSELFHQNVYIKDGIIKKLTDKTLEIKQVQIIDGTGKTLMPGLIDCHIHIQGLNNRSDKDSDRFIEEQIPTIFSERVLPYGITTIKDLCAPKHFIYKLRDQIKSGKIIGPELLVVGPNFTSPDGHPANTLGRNNPWIRKEMALEVSTSEEVSAGIDELKAAGVDFLKFTYQGGDYWYFDEKLQIKKLDKALMKQIINEGKEKGMLTTAHVFYKEDVRELLEAGIYGIEHGILDEQIESDDDIIRLWKESGAHFVPTVNAMTYEKEPMRLVNSIHNLKVLYDAGIPIAMGTDNMLEMLGGDVEHKELAYYVEAGLTPTQAIMLATKNGAEHLGVAERKGMVKPGMEADLILLEKNPAENISNMQFIDKVFLKGKIAYSQKPIKFYDLPGYTYHDDVKTISYESSDKKITRQVDVSGYVAEKKIIHTVTHDGLEWSKEIFTLDTNLSVLEWHYHREPDNTDITAVKENNFIHMTGTFKGKRQDKKLKVGDGLWYQQMDLAMPAFIQSSLDEILFYSIGTGDNRGAMGLGEFAAKKIGEEEVSIGDVSYSCVKIKFVLTMFSWAWSGYYWYDKISGQLVQSGESKGKYIKIQYQVKA, encoded by the coding sequence ATGCCAACAATATTTGGGATCTCTTTGATTGGATTTATACAGATGACAATAGGGGCGGCCATTGTTATCTTCATATTGGTCAAATATCTTAATCGCCTAAAAGAGAACAAAGAAAACGAGTATATTATTCAGAATGTGCATGTAATTGCCGGGGATGGCAGTGAACTGTTTCATCAGAATGTTTATATTAAAGATGGAATTATTAAAAAATTGACTGATAAGACTCTGGAAATTAAGCAGGTCCAGATTATTGATGGTACCGGAAAAACATTGATGCCTGGATTAATTGACTGCCATATTCATATTCAGGGATTGAATAATCGCAGCGATAAGGATAGTGACAGATTTATAGAAGAACAGATTCCGACAATCTTCTCAGAGCGTGTTCTGCCCTATGGTATTACAACAATCAAGGACCTATGTGCTCCAAAACACTTTATATATAAGTTGCGTGATCAAATTAAATCAGGAAAAATCATTGGTCCGGAACTGTTGGTGGTGGGGCCTAATTTCACATCTCCTGATGGTCATCCGGCTAATACCCTGGGCAGAAATAATCCATGGATCAGAAAAGAGATGGCGCTTGAAGTTTCAACATCAGAGGAAGTCAGTGCCGGCATTGATGAGTTAAAGGCAGCAGGAGTTGATTTTCTCAAATTCACTTATCAGGGTGGTGATTACTGGTATTTTGATGAGAAGCTTCAGATCAAAAAACTCGATAAGGCTTTAATGAAACAGATTATCAACGAGGGTAAGGAAAAGGGCATGCTTACAACTGCTCATGTATTCTATAAAGAGGATGTAAGAGAACTTCTTGAGGCTGGAATATATGGTATTGAGCATGGTATTCTTGACGAGCAGATAGAATCGGATGATGATATCATTAGACTTTGGAAAGAAAGCGGTGCTCATTTTGTGCCGACTGTTAATGCTATGACCTACGAGAAAGAACCTATGCGTCTGGTCAATAGTATCCATAATCTGAAGGTGCTTTACGATGCCGGGATCCCGATTGCCATGGGAACGGACAATATGCTCGAGATGTTGGGCGGAGATGTAGAGCATAAGGAATTGGCTTACTACGTTGAAGCCGGGCTTACCCCTACGCAGGCGATTATGCTGGCAACTAAGAATGGTGCTGAACATCTTGGTGTTGCCGAAAGGAAAGGCATGGTTAAGCCTGGTATGGAGGCTGACCTGATTCTCTTGGAAAAGAATCCTGCAGAGAATATTTCCAACATGCAGTTCATTGACAAGGTATTCTTAAAAGGCAAGATAGCGTACTCACAGAAGCCAATTAAGTTTTATGATCTCCCTGGATACACATACCATGATGATGTCAAGACAATCAGCTATGAAAGTTCAGATAAGAAGATTACGCGTCAGGTTGATGTTTCCGGATATGTAGCAGAAAAGAAGATTATACATACGGTTACTCATGATGGGCTGGAATGGTCTAAGGAAATTTTTACGCTTGACACCAACCTGTCCGTATTAGAATGGCATTACCACAGAGAACCAGATAATACAGATATCACTGCAGTTAAGGAAAATAATTTCATTCATATGACCGGTACTTTTAAAGGAAAGCGTCAGGATAAGAAACTTAAGGTTGGTGATGGTCTGTGGTATCAGCAGATGGATCTTGCAATGCCGGCCTTTATTCAGTCTAGTCTGGATGAGATACTATTCTACTCTATCGGGACTGGAGATAATCGCGGTGCTATGGGTCTTGGTGAATTTGCTGCTAAGAAAATAGGTGAAGAGGAAGTGTCTATTGGAGATGTATCCTACTCATGCGTAAAAATAAAATTTGTATTAACGATGTTTTCATGGGCATGGTCAGGATATTACTGGTATGACAAAATATCCGGACAATTGGTACAGAGCGGGGAAAGCAAGGGAAAGTATATAAAGATACAGTATCAGGTTAAGGCATAA
- a CDS encoding CarD family transcriptional regulator, producing the protein MFKINQYIVYNSMGVYKIVDIRTEELITNEKIQYYVLEPAFKDNMTIKIPVGNDKVLMRGVISKEDAVSVIEAMPKTETVWISNNKARTDSFMKALRSNECGQLVELIKLLHEEKVERTSLGKKLWKKDEDIMKVAERNLYEEFAIALKISPAEVLPFIREHVS; encoded by the coding sequence ATGTTTAAAATTAATCAATATATAGTATATAACTCAATGGGAGTATATAAAATCGTGGATATTCGTACCGAAGAACTTATTACAAATGAAAAAATACAATACTATGTATTAGAGCCTGCCTTTAAAGATAATATGACCATAAAAATCCCGGTAGGGAATGACAAAGTTCTCATGCGTGGAGTTATTTCCAAAGAAGATGCTGTTTCAGTCATTGAAGCCATGCCTAAAACTGAAACCGTTTGGATTTCCAATAACAAAGCAAGAACCGATAGTTTTATGAAGGCACTAAGAAGCAATGAGTGCGGACAATTAGTAGAACTAATTAAGTTATTACATGAGGAAAAAGTCGAAAGGACCAGTCTGGGCAAAAAGCTCTGGAAGAAAGATGAAGACATCATGAAAGTTGCTGAAAGAAACCTTTATGAAGAATTTGCTATTGCTTTAAAAATTTCTCCTGCAGAAGTACTTCCCTTTATTAGAGAGCATGTCTCATGA
- a CDS encoding AbrB/MazE/SpoVT family DNA-binding domain-containing protein: protein MENSTGKYAWTATVGTKGQLVIPKEAREIFNIQPGDTLIILADKEQGIAIPPKNTFDKYFQTIFGGKK from the coding sequence ATGGAAAACTCGACTGGAAAATATGCATGGACCGCTACTGTTGGAACAAAAGGTCAATTAGTTATTCCTAAGGAAGCCAGAGAAATATTTAATATTCAGCCAGGAGATACGCTAATTATCCTGGCAGATAAAGAACAAGGAATCGCTATTCCGCCTAAGAATACATTTGACAAGTATTTTCAAACGATTTTTGGCGGAAAGAAATAA
- a CDS encoding type I restriction endonuclease, protein MDFIDQLKQFAQRVQKLKDQISTEEATKTSLILPFFQLLGYDIFDPTEFVPEFTADVGIKKGEKVDYAIFQNENPTILIEAKWCGESLDKHGSQLFRYFGTTKAKFGILTNGIIYNFYTDLEEPNKMDEKPFMEINLLDIKEGLIPELKKFHKTTLDVDAVFNTASELKYSRLIKSLLMRQLQDPDEHFINYILGEIYEGKRTKAAIDKFKDVVKRSYNQFLNETMNDRIKAAIGQTESKPLEATIANDQTDFDNQVPESKIVTTLEEIEYFYAIKSVLSETVEPSRIFYRDTESYLGILLDDNKLKWICRVYLGSINKSIALPDEKKKQFKIPISSVDDIYKVAPQLQESVKRLL, encoded by the coding sequence ATGGATTTTATTGACCAGTTAAAGCAATTTGCTCAAAGGGTTCAAAAGCTAAAAGATCAGATATCAACAGAAGAGGCAACAAAGACTTCTCTCATATTACCTTTCTTCCAATTACTCGGCTATGATATCTTTGATCCTACTGAATTTGTTCCAGAGTTTACAGCGGATGTGGGTATCAAAAAAGGTGAGAAGGTCGATTATGCAATATTTCAAAACGAAAACCCCACAATATTAATAGAAGCAAAATGGTGTGGAGAATCTCTCGATAAACACGGTTCTCAATTGTTCCGATACTTCGGGACAACTAAGGCGAAGTTCGGCATTTTAACCAATGGCATTATATATAATTTCTACACTGACCTGGAAGAACCAAATAAGATGGATGAAAAACCTTTCATGGAAATTAACCTTTTAGATATTAAAGAGGGCCTCATACCAGAACTCAAGAAATTTCATAAAACAACCTTAGATGTAGATGCAGTATTTAATACTGCTTCAGAGTTGAAGTATTCTAGGTTAATAAAATCTTTGCTTATGAGGCAATTGCAAGATCCAGACGAGCATTTCATCAACTACATTCTTGGTGAAATCTATGAGGGAAAGAGAACCAAGGCTGCAATAGATAAATTTAAAGATGTTGTAAAACGTTCCTATAACCAATTCTTAAACGAAACAATGAATGATCGAATCAAGGCTGCAATTGGTCAAACCGAAAGTAAGCCACTTGAAGCAACTATTGCCAATGATCAAACAGATTTTGATAACCAAGTCCCTGAATCCAAGATTGTAACAACACTTGAGGAAATTGAATATTTCTATGCAATTAAAAGTGTTTTATCAGAAACCGTAGAACCATCAAGAATATTCTACAGAGATACAGAGTCCTATCTCGGTATTCTTCTAGACGATAATAAACTAAAATGGATTTGTCGTGTTTATCTCGGTTCTATCAATAAGAGCATTGCTTTACCAGATGAGAAGAAAAAACAGTTTAAGATCCCAATATCATCAGTAGATGATATTTATAAAGTAGCTCCACAATTACAGGAATCTGTAAAACGCTTACTTTAA
- a CDS encoding M20/M25/M40 family metallo-hydrolase translates to MIIEESALSLYNDDELSKLADQSIKKVFGEGKNIDLPKYMGSEAMPYYFQYAKGVYAFLGYKNEEKEAIYFPHHEKFKIDEDYLEYGTALHVQFALDFLNSSLT, encoded by the coding sequence GTGATCATAGAGGAAAGTGCACTGAGTCTTTACAATGATGATGAATTATCAAAACTGGCTGATCAAAGTATTAAGAAAGTCTTTGGAGAAGGTAAAAATATAGACTTGCCTAAATATATGGGATCAGAGGCTATGCCTTACTATTTTCAATATGCTAAAGGAGTTTATGCATTTCTCGGCTATAAAAATGAAGAAAAAGAAGCTATATACTTTCCTCACCATGAGAAATTTAAGATTGATGAAGATTATTTGGAATATGGTACAGCATTACATGTGCAATTTGCTCTCGATTTCCTGAATAGTTCCTTAACATAA
- a CDS encoding HipA domain-containing protein, whose amino-acid sequence MIDFTLCEVNKFRAYGGANGNKINILYEGNSYMLKFPPVPSRKKTMSYTNGCISEYLACHIFASLGFKTQETLLGTYTDPRGKEKVVVACVDFTEGGKRLIEFAHLKNTCISSEQNGYGKELSSIMQAIDEQMLLPPDQLRDFFWDMFIADALLGNFDRHNGNWGILVDEQSKTAEIAPVYDCGSCLYPQLAAKDMGDVLNSEDEIDRRVYVFPASSIEEDGKKISYFEFISSLRNPDCTAALKRVSARIDMGKIRTLIDKTPTLLPIQKEFYTVIISERKAKIIDYSMEQLMKLDGQELEREKLQNRGQQFTM is encoded by the coding sequence ATGATTGATTTTACGTTGTGTGAAGTAAATAAATTCAGAGCTTACGGTGGGGCAAATGGAAATAAAATCAATATTCTTTATGAGGGCAATAGCTATATGCTTAAATTCCCGCCTGTCCCAAGTCGCAAGAAAACCATGAGTTACACCAACGGATGTATCAGTGAATACCTTGCCTGCCATATCTTTGCATCCCTCGGATTCAAAACCCAGGAGACCCTGCTCGGTACCTATACTGATCCACGCGGGAAGGAAAAAGTGGTAGTGGCCTGCGTAGATTTTACCGAAGGCGGCAAAAGACTCATTGAGTTTGCGCATCTGAAGAATACCTGCATTAGCAGTGAACAGAATGGATATGGCAAAGAACTTTCATCTATCATGCAGGCAATAGATGAGCAGATGCTTCTGCCGCCGGATCAGCTTCGGGATTTCTTTTGGGATATGTTTATTGCCGATGCACTGCTTGGTAATTTTGACAGGCACAATGGAAACTGGGGCATTCTTGTAGATGAACAGTCTAAGACGGCTGAAATTGCCCCCGTTTACGACTGTGGCTCCTGCCTCTACCCGCAGCTTGCAGCCAAGGATATGGGGGATGTCCTAAACAGTGAAGATGAGATTGACAGGCGGGTTTATGTTTTCCCTGCCTCGTCCATTGAGGAAGACGGAAAAAAGATTTCCTACTTCGAATTTATCTCTTCCCTGAGAAATCCAGACTGCACGGCGGCTCTAAAAAGAGTTTCCGCACGGATTGATATGGGAAAAATACGTACGCTCATTGATAAAACACCGACACTGCTTCCAATACAAAAGGAGTTTTATACTGTAATAATTTCAGAGCGAAAGGCAAAAATCATTGATTACAGCATGGAACAACTCATGAAACTGGATGGACAGGAGCTGGAGCGAGAGAAACTACAAAACCGTGGACAGCAGTTTACCATGTGA
- a CDS encoding L-serine ammonia-lyase, iron-sulfur-dependent, subunit alpha has protein sequence MSMSIFRELLDKEASPALGCTEPMMFALAGAITRKHATGTVKRVDMVGCGLMVTGVQAVGIPNTGGKTGAYLSAAVGIINGDADACKEVLHNIRPEDVVAAEELVKNAEFTLDMDNSTGKQVYFKLTLTTDQHVATVIFEDEHHTWTYLEVDNKVVVDNRKPAGEMLIPADGVDWNEFTIENIYNWCKTADISEFGRAREAVAMNTALAKDGIENPRGLQTARVLMQNIESGFVAGDELTHVLIWATAGADARMGGSDYPAMVSTASGNQGAMVVMGPWASAEYRKCSEEEGYRAVAFALLLNTYLKYLSREFVYMPPTCSCAATSAPAAAAGVAFIHGLNPQQINDMLCTSMIHMAGVVCDGAKPSCAFRMFTSLFGCIEAMMMAEKGIRASNVEGFVHDDLKVTVENLYRLQHDVLHNKVDSILWDIVKEQKVIH, from the coding sequence ATGAGTATGAGCATTTTTAGAGAACTTCTGGACAAAGAAGCATCCCCGGCATTAGGCTGCACAGAGCCAATGATGTTTGCACTGGCTGGAGCGATTACACGTAAGCACGCAACTGGTACAGTCAAGAGAGTTGACATGGTAGGTTGCGGACTTATGGTCACGGGTGTTCAGGCCGTTGGCATTCCTAACACGGGCGGAAAAACCGGCGCCTACTTGTCCGCCGCTGTTGGTATCATCAACGGTGACGCGGATGCTTGCAAGGAAGTACTGCACAACATTAGGCCTGAGGACGTCGTTGCCGCTGAAGAGCTTGTGAAAAACGCAGAGTTCACACTCGACATGGATAACAGCACAGGTAAGCAGGTATATTTCAAACTCACTCTCACAACCGACCAGCATGTAGCCACAGTTATCTTTGAGGATGAGCACCACACATGGACTTACCTTGAGGTCGATAACAAGGTTGTAGTGGATAACCGCAAGCCTGCCGGCGAGATGCTTATCCCTGCAGACGGTGTCGACTGGAACGAGTTCACGATTGAGAACATCTACAACTGGTGCAAGACTGCAGACATCAGCGAGTTTGGAAGAGCAAGAGAAGCTGTTGCCATGAATACTGCCCTTGCAAAGGACGGAATAGAGAATCCGCGCGGATTACAGACCGCCCGTGTGCTTATGCAGAATATTGAGAGCGGATTTGTCGCGGGTGACGAGCTTACGCATGTACTAATCTGGGCAACTGCGGGTGCCGATGCGCGCATGGGCGGCAGCGATTATCCGGCCATGGTCAGCACCGCCAGCGGTAATCAGGGCGCTATGGTTGTTATGGGACCTTGGGCTTCTGCCGAGTACCGTAAGTGCTCTGAGGAAGAGGGTTATAGAGCAGTTGCATTTGCTCTTCTCCTTAACACCTATCTCAAGTATCTCTCCAGAGAGTTCGTTTACATGCCTCCTACATGCTCCTGCGCAGCAACGAGTGCTCCCGCAGCGGCAGCCGGAGTTGCATTTATTCACGGACTGAATCCTCAGCAGATTAACGATATGCTCTGCACGAGCATGATTCATATGGCCGGAGTCGTTTGCGATGGTGCAAAGCCGTCCTGTGCTTTCAGAATGTTCACTTCCCTGTTCGGATGTATTGAAGCCATGATGATGGCAGAAAAGGGCATTAGAGCAAGTAATGTTGAAGGTTTTGTACACGACGACCTTAAGGTTACTGTTGAGAACCTGTATCGTCTGCAGCATGATGTTCTACACAACAAGGTTGATTCTATTCTATGGGATATCGTAAAAGAGCAGAAGGTTATCCACTAA
- a CDS encoding type II toxin-antitoxin system RelE/ParE family toxin, translated as MENKYSVKLLPRAHRDLDGIYTYIAETMIEPGIAAKLVDTLEEAIFSLESMPQRGALRKIGAYANKGYRQLFVGNFTVVYRVAETKKRVVLVVTIRYSKSQF; from the coding sequence TTGGAAAATAAATATTCTGTAAAATTACTGCCTCGCGCACACCGTGATTTGGATGGCATATATACCTACATTGCTGAAACGATGATAGAGCCAGGCATCGCTGCAAAATTGGTTGACACGCTTGAAGAAGCTATTTTCAGCTTAGAAAGTATGCCTCAGCGTGGAGCGTTAAGAAAAATAGGTGCTTATGCCAATAAGGGATACCGCCAGCTATTCGTAGGTAATTTTACTGTAGTATACCGTGTTGCTGAAACTAAAAAGAGAGTAGTTCTTGTTGTCACAATACGATATTCAAAAAGCCAGTTTTAA
- a CDS encoding NAD/NADP-dependent octopine/nopaline dehydrogenase family protein gives MKKIAVLGTGNIAQTLSVDFKAKGHEVRLFAPTHLISRIQKIVDTHEIECVGAFETRQKIDVVTSDIDEAIKGADYICICVPGNRHEEYAKILKGHTMVDQIVITFNGCMASLIYKNVWGDDKTCPIFVESTIPPFSTRRIEPGKVRMYDRHLAPIAFFPASASEKYFDQIREDIYEFPGVYADILECGLSLVNPTVHPGPCLVNLSNIEKPDFTFFLYEHGFQPSGLKIDVLLNKERLAIGKAFGYQIHALEDFAGVDKIDSWEALYAMGHGSHALTSIAGPNDINYRYLTEDIPIALVCWASIADQLGIDTPIMDAVITLTGVAHDTNWFENGRSATRLGLAGKSVAEIKNYVKAGSY, from the coding sequence ATGAAAAAGATAGCAGTTCTGGGAACCGGAAATATCGCGCAGACGCTCTCCGTTGATTTTAAAGCCAAGGGTCATGAGGTGCGTTTGTTTGCTCCGACGCACCTCATCTCGAGAATTCAGAAAATCGTTGATACGCATGAAATCGAATGTGTAGGCGCTTTTGAGACAAGGCAAAAAATCGATGTTGTAACATCAGATATCGACGAAGCCATAAAAGGTGCTGATTACATTTGTATATGCGTTCCGGGAAACCGTCATGAAGAGTATGCGAAGATACTTAAGGGACATACAATGGTAGATCAGATTGTTATTACGTTCAACGGCTGCATGGCATCTCTGATTTACAAGAATGTTTGGGGTGATGACAAGACATGCCCGATCTTTGTTGAGTCCACAATTCCCCCGTTCAGCACTAGAAGAATTGAACCTGGCAAGGTACGTATGTACGATCGCCATCTGGCTCCTATCGCTTTCTTCCCTGCTTCTGCATCTGAGAAGTACTTTGATCAGATCAGAGAGGATATCTATGAGTTCCCTGGTGTTTATGCAGACATTTTGGAGTGCGGCTTGAGCCTGGTCAACCCGACGGTACATCCCGGACCGTGTCTTGTTAACCTAAGCAATATTGAAAAGCCCGACTTCACATTTTTCCTGTATGAGCATGGCTTCCAGCCTTCCGGGCTTAAAATCGATGTTCTCCTCAACAAGGAAAGACTCGCAATTGGCAAGGCTTTCGGATACCAGATTCATGCTCTCGAGGATTTTGCGGGCGTAGATAAGATTGATTCCTGGGAAGCGCTTTATGCTATGGGACATGGCAGCCACGCGCTCACTTCCATCGCAGGCCCTAACGATATCAACTATCGTTACCTCACAGAAGATATTCCCATTGCGCTTGTCTGCTGGGCGTCCATAGCCGACCAGCTCGGTATAGACACACCTATCATGGACGCCGTAATCACTTTGACCGGTGTTGCACACGATACAAACTGGTTCGAAAACGGCAGGTCCGCTACAAGACTCGGCCTCGCAGGAAAGAGCGTTGCGGAAATCAAGAACTATGTAAAAGCAGGCTCGTATTAG
- a CDS encoding helix-turn-helix domain-containing protein, which produces MNDFSAFGEKLKAIRDSRNLNLSNVSELTGISKAMLSKIERGESVPTITTVWKIANGLKVTLNSLAGEADSSYIIKDISNTTPLIDEGGLFKLYNIFPFSPLDGIQVFYGVFKAGYHYEPPMFIHESSGKEYCIVFKGELDVVIGSKTYHLEEGCGIDFDSQEEHGYINGGKEDAIVCFLLI; this is translated from the coding sequence ATGAATGATTTTTCAGCATTTGGAGAGAAGCTAAAAGCGATTAGGGATAGTAGGAACTTAAACCTTAGCAATGTTTCTGAACTGACGGGAATCAGCAAGGCTATGCTAAGCAAGATAGAGCGTGGTGAATCCGTTCCGACAATCACAACTGTATGGAAAATTGCCAACGGGCTCAAGGTTACTCTAAATTCACTTGCGGGGGAGGCCGACAGCTCATATATTATTAAGGACATATCTAATACGACTCCGCTGATTGACGAAGGCGGACTTTTTAAGCTATATAATATATTTCCTTTTTCTCCGCTTGACGGAATCCAGGTGTTCTACGGTGTGTTCAAAGCCGGATACCATTACGAACCACCCATGTTTATACACGAGAGTTCTGGCAAAGAATACTGCATAGTATTCAAAGGCGAGCTTGATGTAGTGATAGGTTCTAAGACTTATCATTTGGAAGAAGGCTGTGGTATTGACTTCGATTCCCAGGAGGAGCACGGTTATATAAACGGAGGCAAAGAGGATGCCATTGTTTGCTTCCTCCTCATTTAA